One Ignavibacteriota bacterium DNA segment encodes these proteins:
- a CDS encoding PAS domain S-box protein, with protein MVTPPSLPSTEELLREIREAQSLYISGAGPRDVFTRLMEILIAMTASTTGFIDQVLRDENGASYSETIVNAGLVWNDNLRLFPGYQHSTSVQQHTAVRFSPVSFGPDTGSIQPPGPPGSAILIPLVFGGELGGIAGLAGRQGGYSPALTNALEPLTVTCATIMRAVRRDKQEQMHAEETRRQEETLRALIGNIPGAVYRCEVNCPWRLTIMTGQIQNISGYPPSVFLQDRAMTYADLIHPDDLSLVDRTVAEGVKARRPYQIEYRIIHADGSIRWVFERGGAFFDLAGNPEWLDGVIIDITDRKLATDALRASEEKVRGILRAAPTGIGVVNGRVFREVNTRLCDMTGYAREELLGRSSRMLYENDAEFERVGTEKYAEIAAKGTGAIETRWQRKDGCMIDVLLGSTPIDPEDTGKGIAFTALDITERKAADTLIQVSLREKEVLLKEIHHRVKNNLQIISSLLSIQMSGIKDEPTRELFRESQNRVRSMALVHERLYRSVTLAEVDFGEYARTVASHLVNSYVRSGISCAVEADNIRLGVDLAIPCGLILNEIVSNALKHAFAGRDRGTIRIAIRSDTAGLVTLQVDDDGIGHPHGEAWASASSMGTMLITSLTAQVGGTATMTVNNGTHYSILIPRGE; from the coding sequence TTGGTCACCCCTCCCTCCCTCCCGTCCACAGAAGAACTTCTGCGCGAGATCCGCGAAGCCCAGTCGCTCTATATCTCTGGCGCCGGACCCCGCGATGTGTTCACCCGTCTCATGGAGATCCTCATCGCGATGACGGCCAGTACCACGGGCTTCATCGACCAGGTGCTGCGCGACGAAAACGGCGCATCGTACAGCGAGACCATTGTCAACGCGGGCCTGGTCTGGAACGACAATTTGCGCTTGTTCCCCGGGTATCAGCATTCCACGTCCGTGCAGCAACACACAGCCGTACGTTTTTCCCCGGTCAGCTTCGGCCCGGACACCGGCAGCATCCAACCGCCGGGTCCTCCGGGAAGCGCCATCCTTATCCCTCTCGTTTTCGGTGGAGAACTCGGCGGTATTGCCGGACTCGCGGGAAGGCAAGGAGGATACTCCCCTGCCCTCACGAATGCGCTCGAACCGCTCACGGTCACATGCGCGACGATCATGCGTGCCGTCCGCCGCGATAAGCAGGAACAGATGCACGCGGAGGAAACCAGGCGTCAGGAAGAGACTCTCCGGGCCCTCATTGGCAATATCCCCGGCGCCGTGTATCGTTGCGAAGTGAATTGCCCGTGGCGACTGACCATCATGACCGGCCAGATCCAGAACATCTCCGGGTACCCTCCGTCGGTCTTCCTCCAGGATCGCGCGATGACGTATGCGGACCTCATCCATCCGGACGATCTGTCCCTGGTGGACCGCACGGTCGCCGAAGGAGTGAAAGCCAGGCGCCCGTACCAGATCGAGTATCGCATCATCCACGCTGACGGGTCGATCCGCTGGGTCTTCGAACGGGGAGGCGCCTTCTTCGATCTCGCCGGGAATCCGGAGTGGCTCGATGGAGTCATCATCGACATCACCGACCGTAAACTTGCCACCGATGCGTTGCGCGCCAGTGAAGAAAAGGTCCGTGGCATTCTGAGGGCCGCCCCCACCGGCATCGGGGTCGTCAACGGCCGGGTCTTCCGGGAGGTCAATACCCGCTTGTGTGACATGACCGGATACGCACGCGAGGAGCTGCTCGGACGCAGCTCACGGATGCTGTACGAGAATGATGCGGAATTTGAACGGGTCGGCACGGAGAAGTACGCTGAGATCGCTGCGAAGGGAACCGGGGCCATCGAGACCCGCTGGCAGCGGAAAGATGGCTGCATGATCGACGTCCTCCTCGGGTCCACACCGATCGACCCGGAGGACACGGGCAAGGGTATCGCGTTCACCGCTCTGGATATCACCGAGCGCAAGGCCGCGGATACCCTCATCCAGGTGTCCCTCCGCGAAAAAGAGGTCCTGCTCAAGGAGATCCATCACCGCGTCAAGAACAATCTGCAGATCATCTCCAGCCTGCTCAGCATCCAGATGTCCGGGATCAAAGACGAACCGACCCGGGAACTGTTCCGCGAGAGCCAGAACCGCGTGCGATCCATGGCGCTCGTGCATGAACGGCTCTACCGCTCGGTCACTCTTGCCGAGGTCGATTTCGGAGAGTATGCACGCACCGTGGCATCGCACCTTGTGAACTCCTATGTCCGTTCCGGCATCTCCTGCGCGGTGGAAGCGGACAATATCCGCCTGGGTGTCGACCTGGCAATACCGTGCGGCTTGATACTCAATGAGATCGTTTCGAATGCCCTCAAGCATGCCTTCGCCGGCCGGGACCGCGGCACCATCCGCATCGCCATCCGTAGCGATACGGCCGGTCTCGTAACCCTGCAGGTCGATGACGACGGGATCGGGCACCCGCATGGCGAAGCCTGGGCCTCTGCCTCGTCCATGGGAACCATGCTGATCACCAGCCTCACGGCACAGGTCGGCGGCACGGCGACCATGACCGTCAACAACGGAACACATTACAGCATTCTGATCCCACGGGGGGAATGA
- a CDS encoding response regulator, protein MMLPTGPKGSPHQPSGKTIVIVEDERIAAEDVRRRLESWGYRVGAVVASGEEAVHTAETAHPDLMLMDIKLKGKMDGVEAARRIRARTNIPVIYATAHADPLTLQRAQVTEPFGLINKPYDDDQMRSAIAMTLFKRSMERQVSEVEDRYRRLMSHTSDLVFVVRERKILNASATAITALGYHPDELLQNDITRFASPDAVNVLLSVLAAPAGALPGSPARIRLQTKSGAVLTVDLTVANARQNGDRVMMLFMKDVTAQCAAEDENARLVEENFDVRAEAEEAMRVVRAKHREIVLLRDQRADGPDGGLESRGADLSGRAPLATLRGITALLLESGLSDRQRRYVDDIRAALQDLETSDVPGETAALDNDDLPFLVRPRDTDVRERVLSLVDRFARIARERGLALSMRVDTDVPPVLRLDADRWTEILTELVGNALRFTHQGEVIVSVHVERGAHGAIVLRSDVTDTGDGISPARIPTLFQHAGNDDPVFLRTDSPRGVGLRFCKQVIESMGGSIAVESEPGRGSIFRCRIPCVTPQAGQALRIVKPPVPGHTSEASAVQASGVVAAPTALPGTGMRVLVADDEEINRAVARRMLENLGCIVDIASDGFEAVEAVRSVRYDLTFLDVRMPGLDGFATAAAIRSMGSAAVGLRIIAMSADMQESDQRRCIAAGMDDTIEKPLSLDIVNLLVTRWRR, encoded by the coding sequence ATGATGCTACCGACAGGCCCAAAGGGTTCGCCCCACCAACCGTCTGGTAAGACGATCGTCATAGTCGAGGACGAGCGCATCGCAGCGGAGGACGTCCGGCGCCGCCTTGAGTCGTGGGGATACCGGGTCGGGGCTGTGGTCGCATCAGGAGAAGAGGCTGTGCATACAGCGGAAACGGCCCATCCCGATCTGATGCTCATGGATATCAAGCTCAAGGGGAAAATGGATGGTGTGGAAGCCGCACGGCGGATCCGGGCACGCACCAACATCCCGGTCATCTATGCTACCGCACATGCGGATCCGCTCACGCTGCAGCGCGCACAGGTCACCGAGCCGTTCGGCCTGATCAACAAGCCATACGACGATGACCAGATGCGTTCTGCCATCGCGATGACCCTTTTCAAGCGCTCGATGGAGCGCCAGGTGAGTGAAGTGGAGGACCGCTACCGGCGGCTCATGTCCCACACCTCCGACCTTGTGTTCGTTGTCCGGGAACGCAAGATCCTCAACGCCAGCGCCACGGCCATCACCGCACTCGGGTATCACCCCGACGAATTGCTCCAGAACGACATCACGCGGTTCGCATCGCCGGACGCTGTCAACGTCCTCCTCTCCGTCCTCGCAGCTCCTGCCGGTGCTCTGCCGGGCAGCCCTGCACGCATCCGCCTCCAGACCAAGTCCGGAGCGGTGCTCACCGTCGACCTGACCGTGGCCAATGCGCGCCAGAACGGTGACCGCGTGATGATGTTGTTCATGAAGGACGTTACCGCTCAATGTGCCGCGGAGGATGAGAACGCTCGCCTGGTGGAGGAGAACTTCGATGTGCGCGCGGAGGCCGAAGAGGCGATGCGTGTGGTCCGTGCGAAACACCGTGAGATCGTCCTGCTGCGTGACCAGCGTGCTGACGGACCCGACGGGGGCCTCGAATCCCGCGGTGCTGACCTTTCGGGACGAGCGCCGCTGGCGACGCTCCGGGGGATCACGGCGCTGCTTCTTGAATCCGGGCTCTCGGACCGCCAGCGACGATATGTTGATGATATCCGGGCCGCGCTTCAGGACCTTGAAACGAGTGATGTTCCCGGAGAGACTGCCGCTCTGGACAACGACGACCTTCCGTTCCTGGTCCGACCGCGCGACACAGATGTACGGGAAAGGGTCTTGTCGCTGGTGGACCGCTTTGCGCGCATAGCGCGGGAGCGTGGGCTGGCCCTTTCCATGCGTGTGGACACGGATGTTCCTCCGGTGTTGCGGTTGGATGCGGACCGTTGGACGGAGATCCTGACCGAACTTGTCGGCAACGCATTGCGCTTCACCCACCAGGGAGAGGTCATCGTTTCCGTCCATGTGGAGCGTGGTGCACATGGTGCGATCGTTCTGCGGAGCGACGTGACGGATACAGGTGACGGCATTTCTCCGGCCAGGATCCCGACACTGTTCCAGCACGCGGGGAACGATGATCCGGTGTTCCTGCGCACCGATTCGCCGCGTGGCGTGGGGCTCAGGTTCTGCAAGCAGGTGATCGAGAGCATGGGTGGTTCCATCGCGGTCGAGAGTGAGCCCGGGAGGGGAAGTATCTTCCGTTGCCGGATCCCATGCGTCACGCCTCAGGCCGGACAGGCCCTGCGGATCGTCAAGCCACCTGTGCCGGGCCACACATCTGAAGCGTCAGCAGTGCAGGCATCGGGCGTGGTCGCGGCTCCGACGGCGCTGCCCGGCACGGGCATGCGGGTTCTTGTTGCCGATGATGAGGAGATCAACAGGGCAGTGGCCCGGAGAATGCTCGAAAATCTCGGGTGCATCGTGGATATCGCCAGCGACGGTTTCGAAGCGGTTGAGGCGGTCCGTTCGGTCCGCTATGACCTGACCTTTCTTGACGTACGCATGCCCGGGCTGGATGGGTTCGCGACGGCGGCAGCGATCCGTTCCATGGGGAGCGCCGCAGTTGGTCTGCGCATCATTGCCATGAGCGCCGATATGCAGGAATCGGACCAGCGGCGGTGCATTGCGGCAGGGATGGACGACACCATCGAGAAACCGTTGTCGCTGGACATTGTGAACTTGCTCGTGACACGCTGGCGGCGCTGA
- a CDS encoding inorganic pyrophosphatase, protein MTFPRPFYRWRPHPWHGLEVGPKPPSLVHAFIEITPFDLIKYEVDKATGYLRVDRPQRSSSLPPSLYGFIPRTYCASRVGAISGSGRHGDGDPLDICVLSERPISRSEVIMNARVVGGILMVDRGEADDKIIAILDNDSFWSEVRDIKDLPEILIERLRHYFATYKLIPGDPTVHVAIESVYGADHAFQVVQAAIQDYEEVYGG, encoded by the coding sequence ATGACATTTCCGCGCCCATTCTACCGCTGGCGCCCGCATCCGTGGCACGGCCTGGAGGTTGGCCCGAAGCCACCGTCCCTTGTCCATGCATTCATCGAGATCACCCCGTTCGACCTTATCAAGTACGAGGTGGATAAGGCGACCGGCTACCTGCGCGTGGACCGCCCGCAGCGGAGTTCGTCGCTCCCCCCATCATTGTACGGCTTCATACCGCGGACCTATTGTGCGAGCCGTGTCGGTGCGATCTCGGGCAGTGGCCGGCATGGCGATGGTGATCCGCTGGACATCTGTGTGCTCAGCGAGAGGCCGATCAGCCGTTCCGAGGTCATCATGAACGCGCGTGTGGTGGGTGGGATCCTCATGGTGGACAGGGGAGAGGCCGACGACAAGATCATTGCGATCCTGGACAACGATTCGTTCTGGAGTGAAGTGCGCGACATCAAGGACCTCCCCGAGATCCTGATCGAACGGTTGCGGCACTACTTCGCAACGTACAAGCTGATCCCCGGCGATCCGACGGTGCACGTCGCGATCGAGAGTGTGTACGGTGCCGACCATGCATTCCAGGTGGTGCAGGCGGCCATTCAGGATTACGAAGAGGTGTACGGCGGATGA
- a CDS encoding DUF2721 domain-containing protein produces the protein MLAPALGISAVGLLLLGLNNRYSILVNRIRLLNEERRKYLRHLQQHDHLEYADNIRFMSISNQSGELLIRSRLVRNAILSMQSAIALFVLTSVMIGVNLLVSADMMKVVPLAIFVCGMLSVLVGILFAGREVHRSYRIVLLEVKADD, from the coding sequence ATGCTTGCCCCCGCCCTGGGCATCTCCGCGGTCGGGCTGTTGCTGCTCGGCTTGAATAACCGCTACTCGATCCTGGTGAACCGCATCCGGCTGCTGAACGAAGAGCGCCGGAAATATCTGCGCCATCTGCAACAGCACGATCATCTCGAGTATGCGGACAACATCCGTTTCATGAGTATCAGCAACCAGAGCGGCGAGCTGTTGATCCGCAGCCGGCTCGTCCGCAACGCGATCCTCTCGATGCAGAGCGCGATCGCCCTGTTCGTGCTCACGTCGGTGATGATCGGGGTCAACCTGCTGGTGTCGGCGGACATGATGAAGGTCGTTCCACTCGCGATCTTCGTCTGCGGCATGCTGAGCGTGCTGGTCGGCATCCTGTTCGCCGGACGGGAGGTCCACCGCTCGTACCGCATCGTCCTGCTGGAGGTGAAGGCGGACGACTGA
- a CDS encoding Gfo/Idh/MocA family oxidoreductase, which translates to MEPVRFVVIGLGGYGLVHIEAVRWLARQGLGRLTGVVALPVDRAARPDMVASLQQEGVVLYESVEQFMSSGIRTADVLTVPIGIHEHVPVSIAAMEAGLHVYCEKPVAGTVQEVDQLIAARDRTGRHCVIGFQHIYSNSLRQLKARIQGGRLGSLTRATLFSGWPRSKQYFTRNEWTGKLRIGQDWILDSPANNANAHYLLNILYAGSHMEGLHRRRRSRRICTGRILLKAPIPCSCGSSPMKVYACM; encoded by the coding sequence ATGGAACCAGTACGTTTCGTCGTTATCGGCCTCGGTGGCTACGGCCTTGTGCACATTGAAGCGGTCCGCTGGCTCGCACGGCAGGGACTCGGCAGGCTGACCGGTGTCGTTGCTCTTCCGGTCGACCGTGCGGCGCGGCCGGACATGGTCGCCTCCCTCCAGCAGGAGGGCGTTGTGTTGTATGAGTCGGTGGAACAGTTCATGTCCTCCGGCATCCGGACCGCGGACGTGCTCACGGTTCCGATCGGCATCCACGAGCATGTGCCGGTGAGCATCGCGGCGATGGAGGCGGGGCTGCACGTGTATTGCGAGAAACCGGTAGCGGGGACGGTACAGGAAGTGGACCAGTTGATCGCTGCCCGCGACCGGACCGGCCGTCACTGTGTGATAGGATTTCAGCATATCTACAGCAACTCGCTCCGGCAACTCAAGGCACGGATCCAGGGTGGCAGGCTCGGGAGCCTCACCCGTGCGACGCTGTTCTCTGGCTGGCCACGCAGCAAACAGTACTTCACGCGCAATGAATGGACGGGAAAACTGCGTATCGGGCAGGACTGGATCCTGGACAGTCCGGCGAACAATGCGAATGCCCACTACCTCCTCAATATCCTGTACGCAGGGTCGCACATGGAGGGGCTGCATCGACGAAGGCGCTCACGGCGCATCTGTACCGGGCGAATCCTCTTGAAAGCACCGATACCGTGCAGTTGCGGTTCGTCACCGATGAAGGTGTACGCATGCATGTGA
- the gdhA gene encoding NADP-specific glutamate dehydrogenase, with protein sequence MSEYVSALISQVKAKNPSEPEFHQAVEEVAQSLELVLQRHPEYRSARILERMVEPERVVMFRVPWMDDQGEIHINRGFRIQMNSAIGPYKGGLRFHPSVTLGILKFLAFEQVFKNSLTSLPMGGGKGGSDFDPKGKSDNEVMRFCQSFMTELFRHIGPDTDVPAGDIGVGTREIGFLFGQYKRLTREFSGVLTGKGLNWGGSLVRPEATGYGVVYFTEEMLKTKGTSFQGKTVAVSGFGNVAWGAVDKVTQLGGKVVTISGPDGFVHDKDGIQGEKIQYMLEMRASSRDRVQDYAEKFGVPFYAGKRPWSVKVDVALPCATQNELHKDDAEELLKNGCMCVCEGANMPTTLDGVKVFLDAKVLYSPGKASNAGGVATSGLEMSQNSMRLPWPKEEVDHRLHQIMKSIHKTCLETAEKYGTPGNYVNGANIAGFLKVADAMLDQGLV encoded by the coding sequence ATGTCAGAATACGTGAGCGCTTTGATCTCTCAGGTCAAGGCCAAGAACCCCAGCGAACCGGAATTCCATCAGGCCGTCGAAGAAGTGGCCCAATCCCTGGAACTCGTGCTCCAGCGTCATCCGGAGTACCGGAGTGCGAGGATCCTGGAGAGAATGGTGGAGCCGGAGCGCGTCGTCATGTTCCGCGTTCCGTGGATGGACGACCAGGGAGAGATCCATATCAATCGTGGTTTCCGCATCCAGATGAACAGCGCCATCGGACCATACAAAGGAGGCCTTCGCTTCCATCCGTCCGTGACCCTCGGCATTCTGAAATTCCTTGCATTCGAACAGGTGTTCAAGAACAGTCTTACCTCCCTTCCCATGGGCGGCGGCAAAGGCGGGTCCGATTTCGATCCCAAAGGCAAGAGCGACAATGAAGTGATGCGCTTCTGCCAGAGCTTCATGACCGAGCTCTTCCGCCACATCGGCCCGGACACGGATGTGCCGGCCGGCGATATCGGCGTCGGTACCCGCGAGATCGGGTTCCTCTTCGGTCAGTACAAACGCCTCACCCGGGAATTCTCCGGCGTGCTCACCGGCAAAGGCCTCAACTGGGGCGGCTCGCTGGTCCGTCCGGAAGCGACAGGCTATGGCGTGGTGTATTTCACGGAGGAGATGCTGAAAACGAAGGGCACGTCGTTCCAGGGCAAGACCGTTGCGGTCTCCGGATTCGGCAACGTGGCGTGGGGTGCGGTGGACAAGGTGACCCAGCTCGGCGGCAAAGTGGTGACGATCTCCGGCCCCGATGGCTTCGTGCACGACAAAGACGGTATCCAGGGCGAGAAGATCCAGTACATGCTCGAGATGCGCGCCAGCTCACGCGACCGCGTGCAGGACTACGCCGAGAAGTTCGGCGTGCCGTTCTATGCAGGCAAACGTCCGTGGAGCGTGAAGGTCGATGTGGCACTCCCCTGCGCCACGCAGAACGAGTTGCATAAGGACGACGCTGAAGAGCTGCTCAAGAACGGCTGCATGTGCGTCTGCGAAGGCGCCAACATGCCGACGACACTCGATGGCGTGAAGGTGTTCCTCGATGCCAAGGTCCTCTATTCCCCGGGCAAGGCCTCGAACGCCGGCGGTGTCGCCACCTCCGGACTCGAGATGAGCCAGAACAGCATGCGTCTCCCCTGGCCGAAGGAAGAAGTGGACCACCGGCTCCATCAGATCATGAAGAGCATCCACAAGACCTGCCTGGAAACTGCCGAGAAGTACGGCACGCCGGGCAACTACGTGAACGGTGCGAACATCGCCGGCTTCCTGAAGGTCGCCGACGCCATGTTGGATCAGGGGTTGGTATAA